One Panicum virgatum strain AP13 chromosome 9K, P.virgatum_v5, whole genome shotgun sequence genomic region harbors:
- the LOC120648430 gene encoding uncharacterized protein LOC120648430 yields the protein MGRQPAACRAAVSVAPPTARALLVLAAALAVILLAAPAPAALAAWVDYPSGVPCGETFPVEQCDPGDAAANSACMDMCHYGGCRRGGQCVSLGFARGRGCHCKC from the exons ATGGGCCGCCAACCTGCAGcatgccgcgccgccgtctccgTGGCGCCGCCCACGGCGCGCGCCCTACTagttctcgccgccgccctcgccg TGATCCTcctcgcggcgccggcgccggcggcgctggcggcgtggGTGGACTACCCGTCGGGGGTGCCGTGCGGGGAGACGTTCCCGGTGGAGCAGTGCGACCCCGGGGACGCGGCGGCCAACAGCGCGTGCATGGACATGTGCCACTACGGCGggtgccggcgcggcggccagtGCGTGTCCCTCGGCTTCGCCCGGGGCCGGGGCTGCCACTGCAAGTGCTAG
- the LOC120648428 gene encoding sphingoid long-chain bases kinase 1-like, which produces MQKSDHHEQNLTSPRGLIHKILRRTNSRRSPTAAEQQTSPVSPETSNTIFSKQKDPDDVINDPEKASTHSIRIEDEKSDLLGCEVYSGKLTLDNRTKSASSEQSGSGSSSNCFDARLSTEALIWGSNILTLEDIISVSYHSGLRYFTVHSCPLEKRSSGFSCFMKPRRTQKDLKFLSTSPHEAFRWVNSFADQQCYVNLLPHPMVSSKKHSSELIPFDAMLDPYVKCRSPPKILVILNPRSGHGRSSKVFHGKVEPIFKLAGFKMEVVKTTHAGHAKSLVSTVDFSTCPDGIVCVGGDGIVNEVLNGLLCRDDQNVAASVPIGIIPAGSDNSLVWTVLGVRDPISAALSIVRGGLTPIDVFSVEWIQSGTMHYGTTVSYFGFISDVLELSEKYQKRFGPLRYFVAGFLKFLCLPKYSFELEYLPVSDVNGAEHRILAGQEKVDASYLYDDVVRRSRAECLPRASSLSSIDSIMSTGIMSGAELEVCSPHANNEPSELVRALDPKSKRLSLGRASTFKEPEEVLHPPAHGTSTPSWRRSKSKSRTEKVWPGLTVTNDAKSSKVNMAHDKEDTSSTISDPGPVWDSGPKWDAEPKWDNQPNWEPETPIELHSPREDIELGLTKELVPSLDERWTVRKGRYLGVLVCNHSCKTVQSLSSQVVAPKAEFDDNCLDLLLVGGSGRLRLLRFLVLLQFGKHISLPNVEYVKVKSVRLKAGPNTHDGCGIDGELLHVKGQVRCSLLPQQCQLIGRPAKNPVQ; this is translated from the exons ATGCAGAAGTCTGACCATCATGAGCAGAATCTTACTTCACCAAGAGGGCTAATCCATAAAATACTTCGCCGTACAAATAGTAGGCGTTCTCCAACTGCAGCAGAGCAGCAAACTTCTCCTGTATCTCCAGAAACAAGCAACACAATATTTTCAAAGCAAAAAGATCCTGATGATGTCATCAATGATCCAGAAAAGGCGAGCACACATAGTATCCGAATTGAAGATGAGAAATCTGATTTACTTGGATGCGAGGTTTATTCTGGGAAGCTTACATTAGATAACAGAACTAAGAGTGCATCAAGTGAACAATCTGGATCAGGGTCCAGCAGCAATTGCTTTGATGCTAGGCTCAGCACTGAAGCCCTTATATGGGGTTCTAACATCCTTACGCTTGAGGATATTATATCT GTATCATATCATTCTGGTCTCCGGTACTTCACGGTGCATTCATGTCCTCTTGAAAAAAGATCCAGTGGATTCTCCTGCTTTATGAAGCCTAGAAGAACCCAAAAGGATTTGAAGTTCCTATCCACTTCTCCACATGAGGCCTTTCGGTGGGTTAACAGTTTTGCAGACCAGCAATGCTATGTAAACCTGTTGCCTCACCCCATGGTATCTAGCAAGAAGCATTCTTCTGAACTCATTCCATTTGATGCCATGCTTGATCCTTATGTTAAATGTCGGTCTCCACCAAAGATTCTTGTCATCTTGAACCCTAGATCTGGACATGGTAGATCTAGCAAAGTTTTTCATGGAAAAGTGGAACCAATATTTAAG CTTGCAGGTTTCAAGATGGAAGTGgtaaaaactacacatgctggTCATGCAAAATCTCTTGTATCAACTGTTGATTTTAGTACCTGTCCAGATG GTATTGTATGCGTGGGTGGTGATGGAATTGTAAACGAG GTTCTCAACGGTCTTCTATGCAGAGATGATCAAAATGTGGCTGCCTCTGTTCCAATCGGTATTATACCTGCTGGGTCTGATAACTCACTTGTTTGGACAGTCTTGGGTGTCAGGGATCCAATTTCTGCAGCACTGTCCATTGTCAGG GGAGGTCTTACACCTATTGATGTTTTTTCTGTTGAATGGATTCAAAGTGGGACTATGCATTATGGCACAACTGTATCATATTTTGGTTTTATTAGTGATG TTCTTGAACTCTCAGAGAAATATCAGAAGCGTTTTGGTCCTCTCCGTTACTTTGTAGCTGGTTTTCTCAAATTCCTGTGTTTGCCGAAGTACAGTTTTGAATTGGAGTATCTTCCAGTATCAGATGTCAATGGTGCTGAGCATAGAATTTTGGCAGGACAAGAAAAGGTTGATGCATCCTATCTTTATGATGATGTAGTACGGAGATCGAGAGCAGAATGTTTACCGCGTGCCTCGAGTTTATCTAGCATTGATTCAATAATGTCTACAGGCATCATGTCTGGGGCAGAGCTGGAGGTTTGCAGTCCTCATGCAAACAACGAACCTTCTGAGCTTGTTCGGGCGCTTGACCCAAAATCAAAACGTCTATCATTAGGCAGAGCAAGTACATTCAAAGAACCAGAAGAAGTGCTCCACCCCCCGGCTCATGGTACATCTACTCCCAGCTGGCGTAGGTCCAAATCAAAGTCAAGGACTGAAAAGGTGTGGCCAGGCTTGACTGTGACGAACGATGCAAAATCCTCCAAGGTTAACATGGCGCATGACAAAGAGGACACGTCGTCAACAATTTCAGATCCTGGACCCGTGTGGGATTCAGGACCAAAGTGGGACGCAGAGCCTAAATGGGATAATCAGCCTAACTGGGAACCTGAGACTCCAATTGAGCTCCATAGTCCTCGGGAGGATATTGAGCTTGGTCTGACTAAGGAGCTTGTACCAAGCTTAGATGAGAGATGGACAGTTCGCAAAGGACGCTATCTTGGTGTATTGGTGTGCAACCATTCATGCAAGACTGTGCAGAGTCTGAGCTCTCAGGTTGTTGCTCCCAAGGCTGAATTTGATGACAATTGTTTGGACCTGCTCTTGGTTGGTGGAAGTGGAAGACTCAGATTACTGAGATTTTTGGTGCTTTTGCAGTTTGGGAAGCATATATCTCTTCCAAATGTAGAATATGTAAAG GTGAAGTCTGTGAGGCTCAAGGCAGGCCCAAATACACACGATGGATGTGGTATTGATGGTGAACTGCTCCATGTTAAGGGGCAAGTTCGCTGTAGTTTGTTGCCTCAACAATGTCAATTGATCGGCAGGCCAGCCAAAAACCCTGTACAGTAG